A genomic stretch from Coffea arabica cultivar ET-39 chromosome 10c, Coffea Arabica ET-39 HiFi, whole genome shotgun sequence includes:
- the LOC113713774 gene encoding uncharacterized protein: MFEWLQAAIVAACIVAFVLIIVIIKRCFCSNRKRREILGGNEETVPQRLESGTAKLHHVSLHHLDRDGSKRTNYYVFRRGLSTRPFFNWADHPSLVTDAVENGWSRFAFTTFTPSPSARSTRSLLGPCATGDHDRQMEVEISWEVCQGSADFLQKIRLHSGLKKIPNTAINSSMVAKSAIRTALPLPGPPLGNSAFPQEAYFEIIILPFGEDQNDVVGKAKGGRLDGDKIKLIQEDFNAKVSPETLINFPSGHGNGNSKLEEMKLAGKQDGKTGAAVLSIGLAGGGPLPLKLPGSYPGSIGFNSNGSIFLDGVKLVFESEREEWGRADTVIGCGYNPSQKKVFFTVDSQLVHEIHCKSEEFGTPLYPTLAANSDITVLVNLGQCAFKYSQANLQRTPNPCFIGPLANSPVLGYEDSRELFSMGRIDAQWLNRSTTRSTSTPGNNMNRGVEFDEESEGDLFEIVLDSYGKSPITNTS, from the exons ATGTTCGAATGGTTACAAGCTGCAATAGTGGCAGCATGTATAGTAGCTTTTGTGTTGATAATTGTGATCATCAAGAGATGTTTCTGTTCCAATAGAAAGCGTAGAGAAATTCTTGGCGGAAATGAAGAAACAGTGCCTCAGAGGTTGGAATCAGGAACAGCAAAACTTCACCATGtgagtcttcatcatcttgaTCGAGATGGAAGCAAGAGAACAAATTATTATGTTTTCCGACGTGGGCTATCTACAAGACCTTTTTTCAACTGGGCTGATCATCCTTCTCTTGTCACCGATGCTGTTGAAAATGGATGGTCAAGATTTGCTTTTACAACCTTTACACCATCTCCCTCAGCTCGATCAACAAGATCCCTGTTAGGTCCGTGTGCAACTGGGGATCACGACAGACAAATGGAGGTGGAAATCAGTTGGGAAGTTTGCCAAGGATCAGCTGATTTTCTGCAGAAAATTAGACTTCATTCTGGATTAAAGAAAATACCAAATACGGCCATCAATTCTTCAATGGTGGCTAAATCTGCGATCAGAACAGCTTTGCCTTTGCCTGGTCCACCATTAGGAAATTCAGCTTTTCCACAGGAAGCCTATTTTGAAATCATAATTTTACCTTTTGGTGAAGATCAAAATGACGTGGTTGGCAAGGCAAAAGGAGGTAGATTAGACGGGGACAAAATAAAACTCATTCAAGAGGATTTCAACGCAAAAGTCAGTCCTGAGACTTTAATTAATTTTCCAAGTGGCCATGGTAACGGCAATAGCAAGCTAGAGGAAATGAAACTTGCTGGAAAACAGGATGGAAAAACTGGAGCTGCTGTGCTGTCGATTGGGCTTGCAGGAGGCGGCCCTCTTCCGCTTAAGCTTCCGGGAAGCTATCCAGGATCGATTGGATTCAATTCTAAtggttccatttttcttgatg GTGTCAAACTTGTGTTCGAGTCTGAAAGGGAAGAATGGGGAAGAGCAGACACAGTGATTGGTTGTGGATACAATCCTAGCCAGAAAAAGGTTTTCTTCACGGTGGATTCTCAGCTTGTGCATGAAATTCACTGTAAATCCGAAGAATTTGGAACTCCACTCTACCCAACATTGGCAGCAAATAGTGACATTACAGTTCTTGTTAATCTTGGACAATGTGCCTTCAAATATTCACAAGCAAATCTTCAAAGAACTCCGAATCCTTGCTTCATTGGCCCTCTTGCAAATTCTCCGGTATTGGGGTATGAGGACAGCAGAGAGCTCTTTTCAATGGGGAGAATAGATGCTCAGTGGTTAAACAGAAGTACGACAAGAAGCACCAGCACCCCTGGCAACAATATGAACAGAGGAGTAGAATTTGATGAAGAATCTGAAGGTGATTTATTTGAAATCGTCTTAGATAGTTATGGAAAATCACCAATCACGAACACATCGTAG
- the LOC113713615 gene encoding ethylene-responsive transcription factor ERF011-like — MEGGCCSSTEKRKERENHHQQEKPYRGIRMRKWGKWVAEIREPNKRSRIWLGSYSSPVAAARAYDTAVFYLRGPSARLNFPECIVEDDELHDLSAAAIRKRATEVGARVDALQQTAVHASSTKSNSTPPRLEKPDLNEYPSPETSDDN, encoded by the coding sequence ATGGAAGGAGGGTGTTGTTCAAGcacagagaaaagaaaggaaagggaaaATCATCACCAACAGGAGAAACCCTACAGAGGAATAAGGATGAGAAAGTGGGGTAAATGGGTGGCTGAGATTAGGGAGCCTAACAAGAGGTCCAGAATATGGCTTGGCTCCTACTCTTCTCCGGTGGCAGCGGCGCGGGCTTACGACACCGCCGTCTTCTACCTTAGAGGCCCTTCGGCGAGGCTTAACTTCCCTGAATGCATAGTTGAAGATGATGAGCTGCATGACTTGTCTGCGGCTGCTATTAGAAAGAGAGCTACTGAGGTCGGAGCCAGAGTTGATGCGCTTCAACAAACTGCAGTGCATGCTTCTTCGACAAAATCCAATTCTACTCCTCCTCGCCTGGAGAAGCCTGACTTGAATGAATATCCTAGCCCGGAAACTTCTGACGACAACTGA
- the LOC113714631 gene encoding uncharacterized protein: MINSLCTSIEFIHLNSPPFSHYRFPKPLFLIPQFAPQKPPKPLSLSDPNSSGKWANIRACAAAAAAAESEIDMVRTKEGIYTAKPKKVVVLWDLDNKPPRGPPYQAAMALKKVAQHFGDLVDISAYANRHAFIHLPQWVVEERREQRRMDILERKGVSTPSEPYICSVCGRKCKTHLDLKKHFRQLHERERQKKLNRMRSLKGKKRQRFKERFIDGNEKYNEAARTLTSPKVGYGLASELSRAGVFVKTVEDKPQAADWALKRQMQHSMSRGIDWLLLVSDDSDFSEMLRRARAANLGTVVIGDGYRALGRQADLWVPWNDVENGEIKEDDLVSRIKRRRESGGRRTGRFSVSEFDGGLNGEGSVDSLMDQLVGTTEFDGMRISAFSEGEEEEDEDREEEQDWLRENQRGYVQIGLKNSIDDEEDPDEYTEEEDYVLDSEEEGVEEDGLQFW; this comes from the coding sequence ATGATTAACTCCCTATGCACCTCCATTGAATTCATCCACCTAAATTCTCCACCATTCTCCCACTACAGATTCCCCAAACCCCTTTTTCTCATTCCGCAATTCGCCCCCCAAAAACCCCCAAAACCCCTCTCCCTATCCGACCCCAATTCATCTGGTAAATGGGCCAACATCAGAGCCtgtgcagcagcagcagctgcAGCCGAGAGCGAAATCGATATGGTGAGAACCAAAGAAGGCATCTACACAGCTAAGCCTAAGAAAGTAGTGGTCTTATGGGACTTAGATAACAAGCCCCCTCGCGGGCCGCCGTACCAGGCGGCGATGGCCTTAAAAAAAGTGGCCCAGCATTTCGGCGACCTGGTTGATATCTCTGCTTACGCTAATCGACACGCTTTCATTCATTTGCCTCAATGGGTTGTTGAAGAACGCCGAGAACAACGGCGTATGGACATTCTTGAGAGGAAAGGTGTTTCTACCCCTTCTGAACCGTATATTTGCTCTGTTTGCGGGAGAAAATGTAAGACACATTTGGATTTAAAGAAGCATTTTAGGCAGTTGCATGAGAGGGAGAGGCAAAAGAAGCTGAACAGAATGAGGTCATTGAAAGGTAAGAAACGACAGCGTTTTAAAGAAAGGTTTATTGATGGCAATGAGAAGTATAATGAAGCTGCAAGGACTTTGACTTCGCCGAAAGTTGGGTATGGATTAGCCTCCGAGCTTAGTCGAGCTGGGGTGTTTGTGAAAACGGTGGAGGATAAGCCACAGGCTGCTGACTGGGCATTGAAAAGGCAAATGCAGCATTCTATGAGTAGAGGGATTGATTGGTTGCTTTTGGTTTCGGATGATTCAGATTTTTCTGAGATGTTGAGGAGGGCGAGGGCGGCCAATTTGGGGACTGTTGTCATTGGCGATGGGTACAGAGCATTAGGGAGGCAAGCGGATTTATGGGTGCCATGGAATGATGTGGAGAATGGGGAGATTAAGGAGGATGATTTGGTGTCGCGGATAAAGAGGAGGAGGGAATCTGGAGGGAGGAGGACTGGGAGGTTTTCAGTCAGTGAGTTTGACGGGGGATTAAACGGGGAGGGGAGTGTAGACAGCTTGATGGATCAGCTTGTTGGGACAACGGAATTTGATGGAATGAGAATTTCGGCATTTTCTGaaggggaggaggaagaggatgagGACAGGGAAGAGGAACAGGACTGGCTGAGGGAGAATCAAAGAGGTTATGTTCAGATTGGACTAAAAAATTCTATTGATGACGAGGAAGATCCTGATGAGTACACTGAGGAGGAAGATTATGTTTTAGACAGTGAGGAGGAAGGGGTAGAAGAGGATGGTTTGCAATTCTGGTAA
- the LOC113713617 gene encoding WUSCHEL-related homeobox 4-like gives MGSMKVHQFARGFWEHEPSLTLGCKRLRPLAPKLSNTDSTPTTVPPFDLKSFIRPESGPRKLGSSDDKRETAHVDTHPGGTRWNPTQEQIGILEMLYRGGMRTPNAQQIEQITAQLGKYGKIEGKNVFYWFQNHKARERQKQKRNNLGLNHSPRAPGVTTTTTISSSLTHESRGDFGREEDSPYKRKCRSWTFECLEEDKRYCRNEGDRTLELFPLHPENR, from the exons ATGGGAAGCATGAAGGTGCATCAGTTTGCACGTGGATTTTGGGAGCATGAACCATCCCTCACGCTTGGCTGCAAGCGTTTACGCCCTCTTGCGCCCAAGCTCTCCAACACCGACAGTACTCCCACCACCGTCCCCCCTTTCGATCTCAAGAGCTTCATCAGACCTGAAAGCGGCCCCAGAAAGCTTGGATCCTCAGACGACAAGAGAGAAACTGCCCAT GTGGATACACACCCGGGAGGGACGAGGTGGAATCCAACCCAAGAGCAAATAGGTATACTAGAAATGCTGTACAGAGGGGGCATGAGGACTCCAAATGCTCAACAAATTGAACAAATCACGGCACAGCTGGGAAAGTATGGAAAGATAGAGGGGAAAAATGTGTTTTACTGGTTCCAAAACCACAAAGCACGCGAGAGACAGAAGCAAAAGCGCAATAATCTCGGCCTTAACCATAGTCCAAGAGCTCCTGgtgtcaccaccaccactaCCATTAGTAGTTCTTTAACACACGAGTCAAGG GGAGACTTTGGGAGAGAGGAAGATAGTCCTTACAAGAGAAAGTGCAGGTCATGGACTTTTGAATGCTTGGAAGAGGACAAGAGATATTGTAGAAATGAGGGAGATAGGACCCTAGAACTCTTCCCATTGCACCCAGAGAACAGATGA